Below is a window of Planococcus rifietoensis DNA.
CGCTTTATCCTGAAGGAGCAATTTGCGTCGAAATCGATGGCGAAATCGCAGGTTCCATGACGGGGATGCTCACGAAATTCGATCCTGCGCATCCTTTACATACATGGGAGCAAGTAACCGATTCGGGATCGATCGGAACGCATGACCCGGAAGGCGAATCGCTGTATGTCGTCGACATCGGCATCAAGCCGAAATTCCGTAAATTGAAACTTGGCAAGCTCTTAATGGAAGCGATGTATGAGCGGGTCGTTGTGGACAGTCTCGAGCGGCTCGTCGGCGGCGGGCGGATGCCGGGATATCATCGATACGCGAACGAACTGTCTGCTGAACAATACATCGAAAGAGTGTTGGCCGGTGATGTAAAAGATCCCGTTATCAGCTTCTTGCTCAGCTGTGGCCGTATGCCTGTATCGATAGTTCCTGGCTATTTGGACGATGAAGAATCGTGTGATTATGCTTTATTAATGGAGTGGAGAAATCCGTTTTACCTATAAATAGTTCTGATTATTCGGACATATCCTTTTTCGAAGCCTTTGTTTTTGCTATACTGGCAGAAACCAATGAGGCGCGGAGGGGATTAAATGCAGCTGACCGTGCAGGATG
It encodes the following:
- a CDS encoding GNAT family N-acetyltransferase; amino-acid sequence: MYKKQQYVFKDGRPVMATIRTYNEEDFPGLIEVQRESFPPPFPPDLLWNEQQLQNHVALYPEGAICVEIDGEIAGSMTGMLTKFDPAHPLHTWEQVTDSGSIGTHDPEGESLYVVDIGIKPKFRKLKLGKLLMEAMYERVVVDSLERLVGGGRMPGYHRYANELSAEQYIERVLAGDVKDPVISFLLSCGRMPVSIVPGYLDDEESCDYALLMEWRNPFYL